One window of the Streptomyces sp. ITFR-21 genome contains the following:
- a CDS encoding LacI family DNA-binding transcriptional regulator → MTARLADIAAQAGVSEATVSRVLNGKSGVAAGTRQSVLAALDLLGYERPVRLRQRSAGLIGLIIPELENPIFPAFAQLIGQALTRRGYTLVLATQTPGGSTEDELVEMLVERGVAGIVFTSGLHADSTADTERYARLRGQGVPFVLINGFSPKIDAPFVSPDDRGAVRLAVTHLTALGHRRIGLAVGQRRFVPVQRKIEGFVAATRDLLGQSEEESRRLVQHSLFSLEGGQAAAGALLAAGCTAVVCASDMMALGAIRAARTRGLSVPADVSVVGFDDSALIAFTDPPLTTIRQPVAAMSQTAVDALLEEIGGTPTPHSEFVFMPELVVRGSTAAGPSARSAPAPAAPAPSAADPRGDRTPSAY, encoded by the coding sequence GTGACCGCACGGCTCGCCGACATCGCAGCCCAGGCGGGGGTCAGCGAGGCGACGGTCAGCCGGGTGCTCAACGGCAAGTCCGGCGTCGCCGCGGGCACCCGCCAGTCCGTACTGGCCGCCCTCGACCTGCTCGGCTACGAGCGTCCGGTGCGGCTGCGGCAGCGCAGCGCGGGCCTGATCGGGCTGATCATCCCCGAGCTGGAGAACCCGATCTTCCCCGCCTTCGCCCAGCTCATCGGCCAGGCCCTCACCCGCCGCGGGTACACCCTCGTCCTGGCCACCCAGACCCCCGGCGGCTCCACCGAGGACGAACTCGTCGAAATGCTCGTCGAACGCGGTGTGGCCGGCATCGTGTTCACCTCGGGACTCCACGCCGACTCCACCGCCGACACCGAGCGCTACGCCCGCCTGCGCGGCCAGGGCGTCCCGTTCGTCCTCATCAACGGCTTCTCGCCGAAGATCGACGCGCCCTTCGTCTCGCCCGACGACCGCGGCGCCGTCCGCCTCGCCGTCACCCACCTCACCGCGCTCGGCCACCGCAGGATCGGACTCGCCGTCGGCCAGCGGCGGTTCGTCCCCGTACAGCGCAAGATCGAGGGCTTCGTCGCCGCCACCCGCGACCTGCTCGGCCAGTCCGAGGAGGAGTCCCGGCGCCTGGTCCAGCACTCGCTGTTCAGTCTGGAAGGCGGCCAGGCCGCCGCGGGCGCGCTGCTCGCCGCCGGCTGCACCGCCGTCGTCTGCGCCTCCGACATGATGGCTCTCGGCGCGATCCGCGCCGCCAGGACACGGGGCCTGTCGGTGCCCGCGGACGTCTCGGTGGTCGGATTCGACGACTCGGCGCTGATCGCGTTCACCGACCCGCCGCTGACCACCATCCGGCAGCCGGTCGCGGCCATGAGCCAGACCGCGGTGGACGCGCTGCTGGAGGAGATCGGCGGCACCCCCACACCCCACAGCGAGTTCGTCTTCATGCCCGAACTCGTCGTGCGCGGCTCCACCGCCGCCGGACCGTCGGCCCGGTCCGCCCCGGCCCCCGCGGCCCCGGCCCCCTCCGCCGCGGACCCGCGGGGAGATCGGACGCCGTCGGCGTATTGA
- a CDS encoding LacI family DNA-binding transcriptional regulator — protein MSDPSFAPRPTLEEVAARAGVSRATASRVVNGSDGVRAPLAERVRQAVDELGYVPNQAARTLVTRRNDAIAVVVAEPETRFFTDPFFAQQVRGISRELTAHDNQLVLLLTEGAADYGRVGRYLAGGHVDGALIFSLHSDDSLPEMARKAGVPTVIGGRPSWSDGDTLYVDCDNRGGAHQAVRHLLGLGRRRIGHIAGPLDQTASEDRLDGFRDALPDIGPGLIVEGDFTPEGGARAMAELLDRHPDLDAVFAASDVMASGALRVLRNRGLRVPEDVAVVGFDDITSVAEWTDPPLTTVRQNIEEMGRMMARLLLRRVAPPSAANGSDGVPALSSIVTPTQLVIRASA, from the coding sequence GTGTCCGACCCGTCCTTCGCGCCCCGCCCCACGCTGGAGGAGGTGGCGGCGCGGGCCGGCGTCTCACGGGCGACGGCCTCGCGTGTGGTCAACGGCAGCGACGGCGTACGGGCGCCGCTGGCCGAACGGGTCCGGCAGGCGGTCGACGAGCTGGGCTACGTACCCAACCAGGCCGCCCGCACCCTGGTCACCCGGCGCAACGACGCCATCGCGGTGGTGGTGGCCGAGCCGGAGACCCGGTTCTTCACCGACCCGTTCTTCGCCCAGCAGGTACGCGGCATCAGCCGTGAACTCACCGCACACGACAACCAGTTGGTGCTGCTGCTGACCGAGGGCGCGGCGGACTACGGGCGGGTGGGCCGCTATCTGGCGGGCGGCCACGTGGACGGCGCGCTGATCTTCTCGCTGCACTCCGACGACTCGCTGCCGGAGATGGCACGCAAGGCGGGGGTGCCGACGGTGATAGGCGGTCGCCCGAGCTGGTCGGACGGCGACACGCTGTACGTCGACTGCGACAACCGGGGCGGCGCCCATCAGGCGGTCCGCCATCTGCTCGGCCTCGGGCGGCGCCGGATCGGCCATATCGCGGGACCGCTGGACCAGACCGCCTCGGAGGACCGGCTGGACGGCTTCCGCGACGCGCTGCCGGACATCGGCCCGGGGCTGATCGTCGAGGGCGACTTCACCCCGGAGGGCGGCGCCCGCGCGATGGCCGAGCTGCTGGACCGCCACCCGGACCTGGACGCGGTCTTCGCGGCGTCCGACGTGATGGCGTCGGGCGCGCTGCGGGTGCTGCGCAACCGGGGGCTGCGGGTGCCGGAGGACGTGGCGGTGGTCGGCTTCGACGACATCACGTCGGTCGCCGAGTGGACCGACCCGCCGCTGACGACGGTCCGGCAGAACATCGAGGAGATGGGCCGGATGATGGCCCGTCTGCTGCTGCGCAGGGTGGCGCCGCCGAGCGCCGCGAACGGCTCGGACGGGGTACCGGCGCTGTCGTCGATCGTGACCCCGACCCAGCTGGTGATACGGGCTTCGGCGTGA
- a CDS encoding DUF456 domain-containing protein encodes MGTAQVCLIGAVMLLGLAGVPAPGVPGTLLCWAAVVWWATSEHTSLTWGVLAGATALLAVAQVVLWLLPPRRIRDSGVALGTVFAASGVAAAGFCVLPVVGAVLGFTGTVYAIERHRLGGHRTAWSATRRVMRTVGGSVLVELLACLLVAGAWLGAAVAG; translated from the coding sequence ATGGGGACCGCACAGGTGTGCCTGATCGGCGCGGTGATGCTGCTCGGGCTGGCCGGCGTGCCGGCCCCGGGCGTACCGGGGACGCTGCTGTGCTGGGCGGCCGTGGTGTGGTGGGCCACGTCGGAGCACACCAGCCTGACCTGGGGCGTACTCGCCGGGGCGACCGCTCTGCTGGCGGTGGCCCAGGTGGTCCTGTGGCTGCTGCCGCCGCGCCGGATCCGCGACTCGGGGGTGGCCCTCGGGACGGTGTTCGCCGCGAGCGGGGTGGCGGCCGCCGGGTTCTGCGTCCTGCCGGTGGTGGGCGCGGTGCTCGGCTTCACCGGGACGGTCTACGCGATCGAGCGCCACCGGCTGGGCGGCCACCGTACGGCCTGGTCGGCCACCCGCCGGGTGATGCGCACGGTGGGCGGCTCGGTCCTGGTGGAGCTGCTGGCCTGCCTGCTGGTGGCGGGCGCCTGGCTGGGCGCGGCGGTGGCCGGCTGA
- a CDS encoding helix-turn-helix domain-containing protein, with translation MLGAIGLDDVQKSAYRVLVGLGAAEVGDLSHRLGLPEDDTGRVLRRLEDHGLVARSSARPGRWVAAPPGAALSALLTRQRHGLEQAALAAEFRAEATEPAVHDLIEVVTGAGAVAQRFLRLWFGAQREVCALVTDRPVAVTAAENEAEEDGAGRGVAYRVVVERDVVTAAGGLTELAAALGRNEQVRVVDRVPTKLVVADRSTALVPLTRRLAEPAALVVHASGLLESLMGLFEQVWRQAMPLRLEGVGRLVEEAPGQPDGTDLQILSLLLAGLTDASVAKQLDLGLRTVQRRVRRLMEIAGVTTRLQLGWQAYERGWVSRVRA, from the coding sequence TTGCTCGGCGCCATCGGCCTGGACGACGTCCAAAAATCCGCCTACCGGGTCCTGGTGGGCCTCGGCGCCGCCGAAGTGGGCGACCTGTCGCACCGCTTGGGCCTGCCGGAGGACGACACCGGCCGGGTGCTGCGCCGGCTCGAGGACCACGGCCTGGTCGCGCGGTCCTCCGCCCGGCCGGGCCGCTGGGTCGCCGCGCCGCCGGGGGCCGCGCTGTCCGCGCTGCTCACCCGGCAGCGGCACGGACTGGAGCAGGCGGCGCTGGCCGCCGAGTTCCGCGCGGAGGCCACCGAACCGGCCGTGCACGACCTGATCGAGGTGGTGACCGGCGCCGGCGCGGTCGCCCAGCGGTTCCTGCGGCTTTGGTTCGGCGCGCAGCGCGAGGTGTGCGCCCTGGTCACCGACCGCCCGGTGGCCGTGACCGCGGCGGAGAACGAGGCGGAGGAGGACGGCGCCGGGCGCGGGGTCGCGTACCGCGTCGTCGTCGAGCGGGACGTGGTCACCGCCGCCGGCGGTCTCACCGAGTTGGCCGCCGCGCTCGGCCGCAACGAGCAGGTACGGGTGGTGGACCGGGTGCCGACCAAACTGGTGGTCGCCGACCGCTCGACGGCGCTGGTACCGCTGACCCGCAGGCTCGCCGAGCCCGCCGCGCTGGTGGTGCACGCCAGCGGACTGCTGGAGTCGCTGATGGGGCTGTTCGAGCAGGTCTGGCGGCAGGCGATGCCGCTGCGGCTCGAAGGCGTCGGCCGGCTCGTCGAGGAGGCCCCGGGGCAGCCGGACGGAACGGATCTGCAGATCCTCTCGCTGCTGCTCGCCGGCCTGACCGACGCCTCCGTCGCCAAGCAGCTCGACCTGGGCCTGCGGACCGTCCAGCGCCGGGTGAGACGGCTGATGGAGATCGCCGGGGTGACCACCCGGCTGCAACTGGGCTGGCAGGCGTACGAGCGCGGCTGGGTCTCCCGCGTGCGGGCGTAG
- a CDS encoding protein phosphatase 2C domain-containing protein produces MSEDPPGTVDLFRPAAASALRPAEAAGVVPVSRAGRGETGFVEGEVRWAPELPPGWEPAWESGESVGAPEVVGGGPPTYSPEPTAWPQADPDGLDGLLADTVLDGASYGRLTIRTVATRGDSARYRGQPRRDALLTARFGAGDDALLLVAMASGARAADDAHLAAQDAVRWIAAAVGRSRQRLADDLRAARRGSLKSGLHRLTDRCYGRLRARGAELGLDEGTYTASLRCLLLPADPQCRIRLVFGVGEGGLFRIRDGAWQDLDLAPDETSAPFRFRAAVAQPGDALLMCSPGLAEPLRGEPKLAAHLAARWGAGRVPGLAGYLADAQTRVKGYADDRTAVTVWDR; encoded by the coding sequence GTGTCCGAGGATCCGCCGGGGACGGTGGACCTCTTCCGGCCGGCTGCCGCCAGCGCGCTGCGGCCGGCCGAGGCGGCCGGGGTCGTGCCCGTGTCGCGTGCCGGGCGGGGGGAGACCGGGTTCGTGGAGGGCGAGGTGCGGTGGGCGCCGGAGCTGCCGCCCGGGTGGGAGCCCGCGTGGGAGTCGGGGGAGAGCGTGGGGGCGCCGGAGGTGGTGGGCGGCGGGCCGCCCACGTACAGCCCGGAGCCGACCGCCTGGCCGCAGGCGGATCCGGACGGACTGGACGGGCTGCTCGCGGACACCGTGCTGGACGGGGCGTCGTACGGGCGGCTGACGATCAGGACGGTGGCGACGCGCGGGGATTCCGCCCGGTACCGGGGCCAGCCGCGCCGGGACGCCCTGCTCACCGCCCGGTTCGGGGCCGGGGACGACGCGCTGCTGCTGGTGGCGATGGCGAGCGGGGCGCGGGCGGCCGACGACGCGCACCTGGCCGCGCAGGACGCCGTGCGGTGGATCGCGGCAGCGGTGGGGCGCAGCCGGCAACGGCTGGCGGACGACCTGCGGGCGGCGCGGCGCGGCTCGCTGAAGTCGGGCCTGCACCGGCTGACCGACCGCTGCTACGGGCGGTTGCGGGCGCGCGGCGCGGAGCTGGGCCTCGACGAGGGCACGTACACCGCGTCGCTGCGCTGCCTGCTGCTGCCCGCCGACCCGCAGTGCCGGATCCGGCTGGTCTTCGGGGTGGGGGAGGGCGGCCTCTTCCGGATCAGGGACGGGGCCTGGCAGGACCTGGACCTCGCCCCCGACGAGACCTCCGCGCCGTTCCGGTTCCGGGCCGCCGTCGCCCAGCCGGGTGACGCGCTGCTGATGTGCAGCCCCGGTCTGGCCGAACCGCTGCGCGGCGAGCCGAAGCTGGCCGCGCATCTGGCCGCCCGCTGGGGCGCGGGCAGGGTGCCGGGGCTCGCCGGCTACCTCGCGGACGCGCAGACCCGGGTCAAGGGGTACGCCGACGACCGTACGGCGGTGACCGTCTGGGACAGGTGA
- a CDS encoding pyruvate dehydrogenase, whose protein sequence is MPKQTVAEQFIEVLVRAGVRRLYGVVGDSLNPVVDAVRRNRSIAWVHVRHEETAAFAAGAEAQLTGRLAACAGSCGPGNLHLINGLYDAHRSMAPVLALASHIPSSEIGTTYFQETHPDRLFQECSHYSELISNARQMPRVLQTAIQHAVGRGGVSVISLPGDIAAHEAPQRSVEHALVTRRPSVRPGDTEIDELARLVDAASRVALFCGSGTAGAHDEVMAFAERVKSPVGHALRGKEWIQFDNPYDVGMSGLLGYGAAYEAMHECDLLILLGTDFPYNAFLPDDVTIVQVDVRPEHLGRRSKLDLAVWGDVRETLRCLTPKVRAKSDRRFLDRMLKKHSEALEGVVKAYTRKVDRHLPIHPEYVASVLDEEAADDAVFTVDTGMCNVWAARYLTPNGKRRVIGSFSHGSMANALPQAIGAQFLDRRRQVVSMSGDGGFTMLMGDFLTLVQYELPVKVVLFDNSSLGMVELEMMVEGLPAYGTTNRNPDFAAIARAAGAYGVRVEKPKELRGALRDALRHKGPALVDVVTDPHALSIPPKITGEQIGGFALSMGKMVLDGGVGTMVQLARSNLRNVPRP, encoded by the coding sequence ATGCCGAAGCAGACCGTTGCCGAGCAGTTCATCGAGGTCCTGGTACGCGCGGGCGTGCGCCGCCTGTACGGGGTGGTGGGCGACAGCCTGAACCCCGTGGTGGACGCGGTACGCCGCAACCGTTCCATCGCATGGGTCCACGTGCGGCACGAGGAGACCGCCGCCTTCGCGGCCGGTGCCGAGGCGCAGCTGACCGGGCGGCTGGCGGCCTGCGCCGGCTCCTGCGGGCCCGGCAACCTGCACCTGATCAACGGCCTGTACGACGCGCACCGGTCGATGGCGCCGGTGCTGGCACTCGCCTCGCACATCCCCAGCAGCGAGATCGGCACGACGTACTTCCAGGAGACGCATCCGGACCGGCTGTTCCAGGAGTGCAGCCACTACAGTGAGCTGATCTCCAACGCCCGGCAGATGCCCCGGGTGCTGCAGACCGCGATCCAGCACGCGGTCGGGCGCGGCGGTGTGTCGGTGATCAGCCTGCCCGGCGACATCGCCGCCCACGAGGCGCCGCAGCGCAGTGTCGAGCACGCCCTGGTCACCCGGCGCCCGAGTGTCCGGCCCGGCGACACGGAGATCGACGAACTGGCCCGGCTGGTGGACGCCGCCTCCCGGGTCGCGCTGTTCTGCGGCAGTGGCACGGCAGGGGCGCACGACGAGGTGATGGCCTTCGCCGAACGCGTCAAGTCCCCGGTGGGGCACGCGCTGCGCGGCAAGGAGTGGATCCAGTTCGACAACCCCTACGACGTCGGCATGAGCGGACTGCTCGGCTACGGCGCCGCCTACGAGGCCATGCACGAGTGCGACCTGCTGATCCTGCTGGGCACCGACTTCCCGTACAACGCCTTCCTGCCCGACGACGTGACGATCGTCCAGGTCGACGTGCGGCCCGAACACCTCGGCCGCCGCTCCAAGCTGGACCTGGCGGTGTGGGGCGACGTGCGGGAGACGCTGCGCTGTCTGACCCCGAAGGTGCGGGCCAAGTCCGACCGGCGGTTCCTGGACCGGATGCTGAAGAAGCACAGCGAGGCCCTGGAAGGCGTGGTGAAGGCGTACACCCGCAAGGTGGACAGGCATCTGCCGATCCACCCGGAGTACGTGGCCTCGGTGCTGGACGAGGAGGCCGCGGACGACGCGGTGTTCACCGTCGACACCGGCATGTGCAACGTGTGGGCGGCCCGTTATCTGACGCCCAACGGCAAGCGGCGGGTGATCGGTTCGTTCTCGCACGGCTCGATGGCGAACGCGCTGCCGCAGGCGATCGGGGCGCAGTTCCTGGACCGGCGGCGCCAAGTGGTGTCGATGTCCGGCGACGGCGGCTTCACCATGCTGATGGGCGACTTCCTGACCCTGGTGCAGTACGAACTGCCGGTCAAGGTGGTGCTGTTCGACAACTCTTCGCTGGGCATGGTGGAGTTGGAGATGATGGTCGAGGGGCTGCCGGCCTACGGCACCACCAACCGCAACCCGGACTTCGCCGCCATCGCGCGCGCGGCGGGCGCGTACGGGGTGCGGGTGGAGAAGCCGAAGGAGCTGCGCGGTGCCCTGCGGGACGCCCTCCGGCACAAGGGGCCGGCGCTGGTGGACGTGGTGACCGACCCGCACGCGCTGTCCATCCCGCCGAAGATCACCGGCGAGCAGATCGGCGGCTTCGCGCTGTCGATGGGCAAGATGGTGCTGGACGGCGGTGTCGGCACGATGGTGCAGCTGGCCCGGTCCAACCTCCGCAACGTGCCGCGTCCCTGA
- a CDS encoding fascin domain-containing protein, producing MPVSSGQSYLVERTSNLTTSLPYAQVTGTPATAAKHLGNVQIGLDGGSTQPAGGSPVISPRAHANGQYVTADNAGASPLIANRTAIGPWEESDLIND from the coding sequence GTGCCGGTCTCATCCGGCCAGTCCTACCTGGTGGAACGGACCTCGAACCTGACCACCTCGCTGCCCTACGCGCAGGTCACCGGCACCCCGGCGACCGCCGCCAAGCACCTGGGCAACGTACAGATCGGGCTCGACGGCGGCAGCACCCAGCCGGCCGGCGGCAGCCCCGTGATCTCACCGCGGGCGCACGCCAACGGCCAGTACGTGACCGCCGACAACGCGGGCGCCTCGCCGCTGATCGCCAACCGCACCGCGATCGGGCCGTGGGAGGAGTCCGACCTGATCAACGACTGA
- a CDS encoding ATP-binding protein has translation MRTGFDRGKHTDITGHRLRYAVGRADLPAVSETRGLLRDHLRRWGVPALSDTVELLATELLTNALQHTGGGAVLTAILTPAPGHRLRVEVRDSVARRPRTPAPGAVERAVASGEHGTSGRGLILVEALADSWGAQAQGSGKVVWFELDARATAA, from the coding sequence ATGCGGACCGGATTCGATCGGGGGAAGCACACGGACATCACGGGGCACAGACTGCGGTACGCGGTGGGACGGGCCGACCTTCCCGCCGTGTCCGAGACCCGCGGACTGCTGCGCGACCACTTGCGGCGCTGGGGCGTACCGGCACTGTCGGACACGGTGGAGCTGCTCGCCACCGAGCTCCTCACCAACGCGCTCCAGCACACCGGCGGCGGGGCCGTGCTGACGGCCATCCTGACGCCCGCGCCCGGACACCGGCTGCGGGTGGAGGTACGGGACTCCGTCGCCAGGCGGCCGCGGACGCCCGCGCCCGGCGCGGTCGAACGGGCCGTCGCCAGCGGCGAACACGGCACCTCCGGGCGCGGGTTGATCCTGGTCGAGGCGCTCGCCGACTCCTGGGGCGCGCAGGCGCAGGGCAGCGGCAAGGTGGTGTGGTTCGAACTCGACGCCCGCGCGACGGCGGCATGA
- a CDS encoding DUF2637 domain-containing protein, whose product MRLSDISLNWTISGAVGLVVLAACVVVVRNRRASGADAQADSWERSEERRRRKEAVYGSASYVLLFCCAAVAAALSFHGLVGFGQQNLGLTNGWEYLVPFGLDGAAMFCSVLAVREASHGDAALGSRMLVWLFAGAAAWFNWVHAPRGIEHAGAPQFFAGMSLSAAVLFDRALKQTRRAALREQGLVPRPLPQIRMVRWLRAPRETYGAWSLMLLENVRSLDEAVEEVREDKRQREQSAMRRRDHDRLERARIKAFNRQHRPWPRGGRGGRQVELPAASAAGGQPASEPAIGVSTELPAGELPVRARPALQPVREDAEATGSATAEAPYTVDLTAEDDTLTLPRLDSLERKLQDLERQFG is encoded by the coding sequence ATGAGACTTTCCGACATTTCGCTGAACTGGACGATCTCGGGCGCCGTCGGCCTGGTCGTTCTGGCTGCCTGCGTCGTCGTGGTCCGCAACCGCCGCGCGTCCGGCGCGGATGCACAGGCGGACTCCTGGGAGCGCAGCGAGGAACGGCGGCGGCGCAAGGAGGCCGTCTACGGCAGCGCCTCCTACGTGCTGCTGTTCTGCTGCGCCGCGGTCGCCGCCGCGCTCTCCTTCCACGGCCTGGTGGGCTTCGGCCAGCAGAACCTGGGACTGACCAACGGCTGGGAGTACCTCGTACCGTTCGGCCTGGACGGCGCCGCCATGTTCTGCTCGGTGCTGGCGGTCCGCGAGGCCAGCCACGGCGACGCGGCGCTCGGCTCGCGCATGCTGGTCTGGCTGTTCGCCGGCGCCGCCGCCTGGTTCAACTGGGTGCACGCGCCGCGCGGCATAGAGCACGCCGGTGCCCCGCAGTTCTTCGCGGGCATGTCGCTGTCCGCCGCGGTGCTCTTCGACCGGGCGCTGAAGCAGACCCGCCGGGCCGCGCTGCGCGAGCAGGGCCTGGTGCCGCGTCCGCTGCCGCAGATCCGGATGGTCCGCTGGCTGCGCGCGCCGCGTGAGACGTACGGCGCCTGGTCGTTGATGCTGCTGGAGAACGTGCGGTCGCTGGACGAGGCGGTCGAAGAGGTCCGCGAGGACAAGCGGCAGCGCGAGCAGAGCGCGATGCGGCGCCGGGACCACGACCGCCTGGAGCGGGCCCGCATCAAGGCGTTCAACCGGCAGCACCGGCCCTGGCCCCGCGGTGGCCGCGGCGGCCGTCAGGTGGAGCTGCCCGCGGCCAGCGCCGCCGGCGGCCAGCCCGCATCGGAGCCTGCCATAGGAGTTTCCACCGAACTCCCGGCCGGCGAGCTGCCGGTACGCGCCAGGCCCGCCCTCCAGCCGGTCCGCGAGGACGCGGAGGCGACCGGGTCCGCGACTGCCGAAGCCCCCTACACCGTCGATCTGACGGCAGAGGACGACACGCTGACACTGCCCCGGCTGGACTCGCTGGAGCGCAAACTCCAGGACCTGGAGCGTCAGTTCGGCTGA
- a CDS encoding GntR family transcriptional regulator, translating to MAAARRPGRGPARWTTARGRDPVEPAARARVPDARGPGADPATVPPGPTRPWPDPRERGAGPSPRRPPERLSVRDQVLGALRQEIVGGALTPGSVHSAPALAARFGVSATPVREAMQLLAREGAVEVLPNRGFRIAERSARDLEELAEVRALLEVPVVLALARSVPPGRWEALRPLAAATVTAAARGDRAAYAESDRAFHRALLEFSGNLQLVAVADELHRRAQWPLSAPRGASPPPARPAALLADATEHSVLLEALIAGDVRTVESLAREHFSGSTRG from the coding sequence CTGGCGGCAGCGCGCCGCCCCGGCCGGGGGCCGGCGCGGTGGACGACGGCGAGGGGACGGGATCCGGTGGAGCCAGCCGCTCGTGCCCGGGTACCGGACGCGCGCGGACCCGGGGCGGACCCGGCCACCGTGCCGCCGGGGCCTACCCGGCCGTGGCCGGACCCGCGCGAGCGCGGAGCCGGGCCGTCGCCGCGACGGCCGCCCGAGCGGCTCTCGGTACGCGACCAGGTCCTCGGGGCACTGCGCCAGGAGATCGTCGGCGGCGCGCTGACGCCGGGATCTGTGCACTCCGCGCCCGCGCTCGCCGCCCGCTTCGGGGTGTCGGCCACACCGGTGCGGGAGGCGATGCAGCTGCTGGCGCGGGAGGGGGCCGTGGAGGTGCTGCCCAACCGGGGGTTCCGGATCGCCGAGCGCAGCGCGCGGGACCTCGAGGAGCTGGCGGAGGTGCGGGCGCTGCTGGAGGTGCCGGTGGTGCTGGCGCTCGCGCGCAGCGTGCCGCCCGGCCGATGGGAGGCCCTGAGGCCGCTCGCCGCGGCCACGGTGACGGCGGCGGCGCGCGGCGACAGGGCCGCGTACGCCGAGTCCGACCGGGCCTTCCACCGCGCGCTGCTGGAGTTCTCCGGCAACCTCCAGCTGGTCGCCGTCGCCGACGAGCTCCACCGCCGCGCCCAGTGGCCGCTGTCCGCCCCCCGCGGCGCATCCCCGCCCCCCGCCCGCCCCGCCGCCCTCCTCGCCGACGCCACCGAGCACAGCGTCCTGCTCGAAGCCCTGATCGCCGGCGACGTCCGCACGGTCGAGTCCCTGGCCCGCGAACACTTCTCCGGCTCCACCCGGGGTTAG